A part of Lutra lutra chromosome 2, mLutLut1.2, whole genome shotgun sequence genomic DNA contains:
- the NAP1L5 gene encoding nucleosome assembly protein 1-like 5 — protein sequence MADSENQGPAEPSQAAAAAAAAEAAAAAEEVMAEGGAQGGDSDSAAGDSDSAAGQTVEEPQTPVENAPKPKNDFIESLPNSVKCRVLALKKLQKRCDKIEAKFDKEFQALEKKYNDIYKPLLAKIQELTGEMEGCAWTLEGEEDDDDEEEYEDEEEGEEEEEEEEEAAAEAAAEAAAAKDEGPHSAVPHDAKK from the coding sequence ATGGCTGACTCGGAAAACCAGGGGCCCGCGGAGCCAAGCCaggcggcagcggcggcagcggcggcggagGCAGCCGCGGCAGCGGAGGAGGTAATGGCGGAAGGCGGTGCGCAAGGGGGAGACTCTGACAGCGCGGCTGGTGACTCCGACAGCGCGGCGGGTCAGACGGTGGAGGAGCCCCAGACCCCCGTGGAGAATGCACCAAAGCCTAAAAATGACTTTATCGAGAGCCTGCCTAATTCGGTGAAATGCCGAGTCCTGGCCCTCAAAAAGCTGCAGAAGCGATGCGATAAGATAGAAGCCAAATTTGATAAGGAATTTCAGGCTCTGGAAAAAAAGTATAACGACATCTATAAGCCCCTACTTGCCAAGATCCAGGAGCTCACCGGTGAGATGGAGGGGTGTGCATGGAccttggagggggaggaggacgACGATGACGAGGAAGAGTACGAGgatgaggaagagggggaagaggaggaggaggaggaggaggaagctgcgGCAGAGGCTGctgcggaggcggcggcggccaaAGATGAGGGTCCCCACTCTGCAGTGCCTCATGACGCCAAGAAATAA